AGAATGTTACATTAACGCACCTCAATCTCAACGATGAAACCGTTGAAGGTTTCAAGTGCACCGATATGCCTGCTTTTGCCGTGCAGTATCATCCTGAAGCATCTCCCGGTCCACATGATTCACGTTATCTATTCGACAAATTCAAAGAACTGATTCTTGAATCTAAAAAAGATAAATGATTGAAAAAGGTCCGCCTTACTCACTTCTAAAAGCTATAGGCATTCCATTATTCAAGATTTATTTCAGACTGACTTTCAAGGGACAAGAAAACATCCCCTCCGATGGAGGCGTAATTATTGCTTCGAACCATGCAAGCTTTATCGACCCTCTTGTCATTGCCGCAGGAATAAAGAGGAAAGTTGGCTTCATAATAATCGATACCTATTACAATAAACCACTAATCAAATGGTTCTGTAAAAGCACGGAATGTATTCCTGTCTCAGAAGAGATGGAGGGTGCAGGCAGTATGAAACAGGCAATCAAATACCTCAAAAGAGGCAATGTGCTATGTATCTTCCCTGAAGGAGGACGGACAAGAGATGGACAGCTTCTGCCTGCAAAAAGCGGAGTTGGTATTCTTGCATTGCTGACAGGAGCTACCGTAATACCGACAGTAGTAAAAGGTTCATTTCAAGCATATGCGCCTCATCATCGATTCCCGAGACCCAAAAGGATAGAAGTAATTTTTGG
The genomic region above belongs to Candidatus Schekmanbacteria bacterium and contains:
- a CDS encoding 1-acyl-sn-glycerol-3-phosphate acyltransferase, producing the protein MIEKGPPYSLLKAIGIPLFKIYFRLTFKGQENIPSDGGVIIASNHASFIDPLVIAAGIKRKVGFIIIDTYYNKPLIKWFCKSTECIPVSEEMEGAGSMKQAIKYLKRGNVLCIFPEGGRTRDGQLLPAKSGVGILALLTGATVIPTVVKGSFQAYAPHHRFPRPKRIEVIFGKGLNFAQKEGISKKEQAKEVTDIIMEKIKSLCR